Proteins encoded by one window of Candidatus Acididesulfobacter guangdongensis:
- a CDS encoding site-specific DNA-methyltransferase yields MKKSKGTETSAFGTKGRINHDSSMFYNSKLYSAIEIKEVIDKTEKKLPDELLNKFILGSAENMKELPDNSVHLMITSPPYNVSKEYDNDLSLQEYLHLLENSFRETYRVLVNGGRACINIANLGRKPYIPLSDYISTMMIDIGFNMRGEIIWNKAASASPSTAWGSWLSSTNPILRDIHEYILVFSKGDYNRIGKGKQNTIVKEQFMEWTKSIWTMKAESARRIGHPAPFPEELPFRLIQLYSFKDDIILDPFMGSGTTAAAALKAERKFIGYDINQEYINLAERRISLLYNLFT; encoded by the coding sequence ATGAAAAAATCAAAAGGAACAGAAACAAGTGCTTTCGGAACTAAAGGAAGAATTAATCATGATAGTTCAATGTTTTATAATTCAAAATTATATTCAGCTATTGAAATTAAAGAAGTAATAGACAAGACTGAGAAAAAGCTACCCGATGAACTATTAAATAAATTCATTCTCGGTTCTGCCGAAAATATGAAAGAATTGCCGGACAATTCCGTGCATTTAATGATAACTTCGCCCCCTTATAATGTTTCAAAAGAATATGATAATGACCTTTCACTGCAAGAATATTTACACTTGCTTGAAAATTCATTTAGAGAAACTTATAGAGTTTTAGTGAATGGCGGTCGTGCTTGTATTAATATTGCAAATCTCGGTCGCAAACCTTATATTCCACTTTCCGATTACATTTCAACAATGATGATTGACATCGGTTTTAATATGCGTGGAGAAATAATTTGGAATAAGGCGGCGAGTGCAAGTCCATCAACAGCTTGGGGAAGCTGGTTAAGTTCAACAAACCCTATTCTTCGGGATATTCACGAATATATTTTAGTTTTTTCAAAAGGGGATTATAACAGAATCGGAAAAGGAAAGCAAAATACAATTGTCAAAGAACAATTTATGGAATGGACAAAATCAATTTGGACAATGAAAGCCGAAAGCGCAAGAAGAATAGGACACCCTGCACCATTTCCGGAAGAACTGCCTTTTCGTTTGATTCAATTATACTCATTTAAAGACGATATTATTCTCGACCCGTTTATGGGAAGCGGGACAACAGCGGCAGCAGCATTAAAAGCGGAAAGAAAATTTATAGGCTATGATATAAACCAGGAGTATATCAACCTTGCCGAAAGAAGAATTTCGCTTTTATATAATCTTTTTACATGA
- the hemB gene encoding porphobilinogen synthase, translating into MNSGFPYIRPRRLRTSQNLLKLVSENSLDPSKFIMPYFVMHGAGKKEPINTMPGQFRYTIDELLKELKNVKNLKIGGILIFGVPEHKDEIGSESYSDNGIVQQTLRAVKEIYPDLIVITDVCLCDYTSHGHCGIVDAQGYVKNDETLEYLAKISVSYAKAGADIIAPSDMMDGRVKKIREALDDEQLINIPIMSYSSKYASSFYEPFRDAADCTPKFGNRKAYQMNPANSDEAVLETELDIDEGADIIMVKPALSYLDIIYRIKQTFKRPLAAYNVSGEYSMIKAAARAGYLDEERAAIEMLTSIKRAGADIIITYYALYAADILARM; encoded by the coding sequence ATGAATTCTGGTTTTCCTTATATAAGACCGAGAAGATTAAGAACCTCACAAAATTTATTAAAATTAGTAAGCGAAAATTCGCTTGATCCGTCAAAATTTATCATGCCTTATTTTGTTATGCACGGCGCAGGCAAAAAAGAACCGATAAATACGATGCCCGGACAATTTAGATATACGATAGACGAACTTCTGAAAGAACTTAAAAACGTAAAAAATTTAAAAATTGGCGGCATACTTATTTTCGGCGTTCCTGAACATAAAGATGAAATAGGTTCGGAAAGCTATTCCGATAACGGTATAGTTCAGCAAACTTTAAGAGCCGTAAAAGAAATTTATCCTGATTTAATCGTTATAACGGATGTCTGTCTATGCGATTATACATCCCATGGTCATTGCGGTATAGTTGACGCCCAAGGTTATGTTAAAAACGATGAAACACTCGAATATCTTGCTAAAATCAGCGTATCATACGCAAAAGCCGGTGCCGATATAATAGCTCCTTCCGATATGATGGACGGCAGGGTTAAAAAAATCAGAGAGGCTTTAGATGACGAACAGCTTATAAATATTCCTATAATGTCTTATTCTTCAAAGTATGCTTCAAGTTTTTACGAACCTTTCAGAGATGCAGCGGATTGTACGCCAAAATTCGGCAACAGAAAAGCATATCAGATGAATCCCGCAAATTCAGACGAAGCAGTTCTCGAAACAGAATTGGATATTGATGAAGGCGCCGATATTATAATGGTAAAACCGGCATTAAGCTATCTTGATATAATATACAGAATAAAACAGACTTTCAAAAGACCGTTGGCAGCTTATAATGTGTCCGGAGAATATTCAATGATAAAAGCTGCCGCACGGGCAGGATATTTAGACGAAGAAAGAGCGGCTATTGAAATGCTGACATCTATAAAACGTGCCGGAGCAGATATAATCATAACATACTATGCTTTATATGCGGCGGATATTCTTGCAAGAATGTAA
- a CDS encoding cysteine--tRNA ligase, which translates to MDLKKIKNSLFIFNTMSGSKELFKPLNKNKVLMYVCGITAYDFSHIGHARAYITFDIIYRYLKHLGFDTVYVRNFTDIDDKIIKKANEEGVAFNIISERFIDEFHNDMDSLSVEHPSFEPKATETIADMLLFIKSLIDKGVAYEKNNDVFFKVDSFKEYGKLSHKNIDELLSGARIPLNDEKENPLDFALWKKSKPNEPLWESPWGQGRPGWHIECSAMSMKFLGEQIDIHGGGSDLIFPHHENEIAQSESFTGKKFVNYWIHNGFVNINNEKMSKSLKNYITIRDLLKDYEPEVIRIFFMFTHYRSFIDFSQGGLESAKQSLIRLYEAVSLYISIKSKIADKIIEIVKNDGDSINGNNILNDSNNSNETENIEIEDYLNGFYSAMNDDFNTASALSVLFNLIRKTNQIINNSLSKGFINDYELEFLDKFYDFIKIIQNILGILKKDPQIFLEKYLKNFENTELSDDEIKSYIDKRNEFRKNKDYKSADEIRKMLLDKKIVLEDTGFETKYKIENKLEINN; encoded by the coding sequence ATGGATTTAAAAAAAATTAAGAATAGTCTATTTATTTTCAATACAATGAGCGGTTCTAAAGAATTATTTAAACCGCTCAATAAAAATAAAGTGCTGATGTATGTTTGCGGCATTACCGCATATGATTTTTCGCATATAGGGCACGCAAGGGCATATATCACGTTTGATATTATTTACCGTTATTTAAAGCATTTAGGATTTGATACCGTATATGTCAGAAATTTTACCGATATCGATGATAAAATAATTAAAAAAGCTAATGAAGAAGGTGTTGCTTTTAATATTATTTCCGAACGCTTTATTGATGAATTTCACAATGATATGGATTCGCTGTCTGTCGAGCATCCTTCTTTTGAGCCTAAAGCTACTGAAACGATAGCGGATATGCTTTTATTTATTAAATCTTTAATAGATAAAGGTGTTGCATACGAAAAAAATAATGATGTTTTTTTTAAGGTCGATTCATTTAAAGAGTACGGCAAACTTTCTCATAAAAATATAGATGAATTGCTTTCAGGCGCAAGAATTCCTTTAAACGATGAAAAAGAAAATCCGCTTGATTTTGCGCTGTGGAAAAAATCAAAACCGAATGAGCCGCTCTGGGAAAGTCCATGGGGTCAGGGAAGACCTGGCTGGCACATTGAATGCTCTGCGATGAGCATGAAATTTCTCGGAGAGCAGATTGACATACATGGCGGCGGGTCAGATTTGATATTTCCGCATCATGAAAACGAAATAGCCCAGAGTGAAAGTTTCACCGGAAAAAAATTTGTTAATTACTGGATCCATAACGGATTTGTTAATATTAACAACGAAAAAATGTCAAAATCCTTAAAAAATTATATAACTATCAGGGACTTACTTAAAGATTACGAACCTGAAGTTATAAGAATATTTTTTATGTTTACGCACTACAGGTCTTTTATAGATTTTTCACAGGGCGGACTTGAAAGCGCAAAACAATCCCTGATAAGGCTTTACGAGGCTGTCAGTTTATATATCTCTATTAAAAGTAAAATTGCCGATAAAATTATTGAGATTGTTAAAAATGACGGCGACAGTATAAATGGCAATAACATTCTAAATGATTCTAATAATAGCAACGAAACTGAAAATATAGAAATAGAGGATTATTTAAACGGTTTTTACAGCGCTATGAATGACGATTTTAATACCGCCAGCGCATTGTCCGTTTTATTTAATCTAATCAGAAAAACAAACCAAATTATAAATAATTCACTATCTAAAGGGTTTATTAACGATTATGAATTGGAATTTTTAGATAAATTTTATGATTTTATAAAAATTATACAGAATATTTTGGGAATATTAAAAAAAGACCCTCAGATATTTTTAGAAAAATATTTAAAAAATTTTGAAAATACAGAATTATCAGACGATGAAATTAAAAGTTATATTGACAAGAGAAATGAGTTCAGAAAAAATAAAGATTATAAATCTGCAGACGAAATACGCAAAATGCTTCTTGATAAAAAAATAGTATTGGAAGATACAGGTTTTGAAACAAAATATAAAATCGAAAATAAATTAGAAATAAATAATTAA
- a CDS encoding tetratricopeptide repeat protein, whose translation MNYYYELNKLARFYEGIQAFQKNAEQFLSKSNSFNNYDNYNGLNDCGNNTNNDSNIDLRLNLLKSYYINGNFTAIKAHIDNFEKTCNIKEFVKKFKLSAPISSRININNACNTFLKKIMTEYYNVIIIGNEYLSAYDKSAITKQILIYLEIFNTINSLKDIINTTVNEKEINNNDIKNIETDEKEIDNNDLITITTNGNEINGDDTTNIKIIIDRKEINNNDKIEYKYCNEPHEPDYSTYTYTYNYNYTPLFFDLCKYLYEFKEYEKLTFFYNMMNFSKKIYNDFKNSYAEEMYSTAFENYSAGSTSETFEEFDKIHYKINGDFDKIKIEESNAAYNNINSKFFDILNMWESRTKNYYTKDEICFSSAMFITNEYIPVLSELYNDIGNGNIYTDDNITGVIKANYSNALKLFKKAIALNSYNPDYYFNYAECLKKSGRSKDAEIFFKKAFESAL comes from the coding sequence ATGAATTATTATTATGAATTAAATAAATTAGCAAGATTTTATGAAGGCATTCAGGCATTTCAGAAAAATGCCGAACAATTTTTATCCAAAAGTAATAGTTTTAATAATTACGATAACTATAATGGGCTCAATGACTGCGGCAATAATACAAATAATGACTCAAATATAGATTTGAGATTAAATTTATTAAAATCATACTATATAAACGGAAACTTTACGGCAATAAAAGCGCATATAGATAATTTCGAAAAAACCTGTAATATTAAAGAGTTCGTTAAAAAATTTAAATTAAGCGCTCCAATATCAAGCAGAATAAATATTAATAATGCCTGCAATACTTTCTTAAAAAAAATAATGACTGAATATTATAATGTCATTATAATCGGCAATGAATATCTTAGCGCTTATGATAAATCTGCAATAACGAAACAAATTCTTATATATCTGGAGATATTTAATACTATCAACTCGCTAAAAGATATAATAAATACAACAGTAAATGAAAAAGAAATTAATAATAATGATATAAAAAATATAGAAACAGATGAAAAGGAAATTGATAATAATGATCTAATAACTATAACAACAAATGGAAATGAAATTAATGGTGACGATACTACAAATATAAAAATAATAATAGATAGAAAAGAAATTAATAATAATGATAAAATAGAATATAAATACTGCAATGAACCGCATGAACCAGATTATTCAACTTATACTTATACATATAACTACAATTATACGCCGCTTTTTTTCGATTTATGCAAATATTTATATGAATTTAAAGAATATGAAAAACTTACTTTCTTTTACAATATGATGAATTTCAGTAAAAAAATATATAACGATTTTAAAAATTCTTATGCTGAAGAAATGTACAGTACTGCCTTTGAAAATTATAGTGCCGGCTCAACATCCGAAACTTTCGAAGAGTTTGATAAAATCCATTATAAAATCAATGGGGATTTTGATAAAATAAAGATAGAAGAAAGCAACGCAGCATATAATAATATTAATTCAAAATTCTTTGATATTTTAAATATGTGGGAATCAAGAACCAAAAATTATTATACTAAAGATGAAATTTGCTTTAGCTCTGCTATGTTTATAACAAACGAATATATACCGGTACTCTCTGAACTATATAATGACATAGGAAATGGAAATATATATACTGATGATAATATTACCGGCGTGATTAAAGCCAATTATTCTAACGCTCTTAAATTATTCAAAAAAGCCATTGCGCTTAATAGCTATAATCCCGACTATTATTTTAACTACGCAGAATGTCTTAAAAAATCCGGCAGATCAAAAGACGCCGAAATTTTTTTCAAAAAAGCCTTTGAATCTGCTTTATAG